One window from the genome of Malacoplasma penetrans HF-2 encodes:
- a CDS encoding P35 family lipoprotein, whose amino-acid sequence MKIKKIKLLKALAMTGAFGIVATVPVIVSSCSSTSDNNTGGGNNGGDTQTQKVSLQLKDSVDLKGSLSKIFDTEATNASSRKSTNTLISEDIKANPGTYFTFTETTEETVKETIQNATVEVEGNFSSSSWEGQAYNQESGNWGADSSVVTIDPANKYLYPTNLDQLTFKDLDGLKTELEKTGTNNKTVLQNALETAGATIDAGAQLSIENRLGLTNDDLLHVNVKETKANTADKNYDLQIPVSDLNLSVSDLSIKVTSDNIETGEKTTTKYDYNIGIDPTTHYVQGTTKPSANDEASVDVNKVLEDLSLATDANGTLDNEALIKALGVYNVQFSNPTIAKKATTTRAIEDTVYTITLKATPTANKNYVWSDNGNSEERDITFDVTLAIGTN is encoded by the coding sequence ATGAAAATTAAAAAAATTAAATTATTGAAAGCTTTGGCTATGACCGGAGCTTTTGGAATTGTTGCAACAGTTCCAGTAATAGTTTCATCTTGTTCTTCAACAAGTGATAACAATACTGGTGGTGGAAATAATGGGGGAGATACACAAACACAAAAAGTTTCTCTTCAACTAAAAGATTCTGTTGATTTAAAAGGTTCATTAAGTAAAATCTTTGATACTGAAGCAACTAATGCATCATCTAGAAAAAGTACTAATACTTTAATATCTGAAGACATTAAAGCAAATCCAGGAACTTACTTTACTTTCACTGAAACAACAGAAGAAACTGTTAAAGAAACAATTCAAAATGCTACTGTAGAAGTTGAAGGTAATTTCTCTAGTTCTAGTTGAGAAGGTCAAGCATATAACCAAGAGTCTGGAAACTGAGGAGCAGATTCATCTGTTGTTACTATAGACCCTGCAAATAAATATTTATATCCTACAAATTTAGATCAATTAACTTTTAAAGATTTAGATGGTTTAAAAACTGAATTAGAAAAAACTGGAACAAACAACAAAACAGTTTTACAAAATGCATTGGAAACAGCAGGGGCAACAATTGATGCTGGTGCTCAATTATCTATTGAAAATAGATTGGGTTTAACAAATGATGATTTACTTCATGTTAATGTTAAAGAAACTAAAGCTAATACAGCTGATAAAAACTATGATCTTCAAATTCCAGTTTCTGATTTAAATTTATCAGTATCTGATTTATCTATTAAAGTAACTAGTGACAATATTGAAACTGGTGAAAAAACTACAACTAAATATGACTACAATATTGGAATTGATCCAACAACTCATTATGTACAAGGGACCACAAAACCTAGTGCAAATGATGAAGCAAGTGTAGATGTTAATAAGGTACTTGAAGACTTAAGTTTAGCAACTGATGCTAATGGTACTTTAGATAATGAAGCATTAATCAAAGCTCTTGGAGTTTATAATGTTCAGTTCTCTAATCCTACTATTGCTAAAAAAGCTACTACAACAAGAGCTATAGAAGATACAGTGTATACAATTACTTTAAAAGCTACACCTACAGCTAATAAGAATTATGTTTGATCTGATAATGGAAATAGTGAAGAAAGAGATATTACATTTGATGTAACTCTTGCAATTGGAACTAACTAA
- a CDS encoding P35 family lipoprotein → MKIKKIKLLKALALTGAFGIVATVPVIVSSCSSTDNGGSGNNTGGNGNQGDGGGSGGTGQQENKTVKPELLKDVSLGGSLSTIYSSGSDSKTTNELISEDVKTNPEKYFTNGTELKDVIKQTKVTVDGGFSASEWQNGDPYSTWSTSNGIVKVTYPAAAPQIDIASLNDLKQKTFKDDAAIQTFLTAANLTFTGVTNYTVENQLSLSSGDLLHVNLKGTKSGGNLNVDLQIPVSNINLKATLKISVDATNNESGTNIEAVTDLTTNFSYNIGIDSTVNFTQTGATPTATEAEAKDAQKVLEKLGYVSSGALDNDKISAALGVYNCKFVAKSSEPGEGGKYNVTLTATPFDSNYIWDDGTSGPKDLQFPVSLTVS, encoded by the coding sequence ATGAAAATCAAAAAAATTAAATTATTGAAAGCTCTTGCATTAACCGGAGCTTTTGGAATTGTTGCAACAGTTCCAGTAATTGTTTCATCTTGTTCTTCTACTGATAATGGTGGATCAGGAAATAATACAGGTGGAAATGGAAATCAAGGTGATGGTGGAGGATCTGGTGGTACAGGCCAACAAGAAAATAAAACTGTTAAACCTGAGTTATTAAAAGATGTAAGTTTAGGTGGATCGTTAAGCACTATTTATAGTAGTGGTTCTGATTCAAAAACTACAAATGAATTAATTTCTGAAGATGTTAAAACAAATCCTGAAAAATATTTTACTAATGGTACAGAATTAAAAGATGTTATTAAACAAACTAAAGTAACTGTAGATGGTGGATTTAGTGCTTCAGAATGACAAAATGGAGATCCATATTCTACATGATCAACTTCAAATGGAATTGTAAAAGTTACATATCCAGCAGCAGCTCCACAAATTGATATTGCTTCACTAAATGATTTAAAACAAAAAACTTTTAAGGATGATGCAGCTATCCAAACTTTTTTAACTGCAGCTAACTTAACTTTTACAGGTGTGACTAATTATACTGTTGAAAATCAATTGAGTTTATCAAGCGGGGATTTACTACATGTAAATTTAAAAGGTACTAAAAGTGGTGGAAATTTAAATGTTGACTTGCAAATTCCAGTGTCTAACATTAATTTAAAAGCAACTTTAAAAATTTCAGTTGATGCAACAAATAATGAAAGTGGAACAAATATTGAAGCAGTGACTGATCTTACAACTAATTTTAGTTACAATATTGGAATAGATTCTACAGTAAACTTTACACAAACAGGAGCAACTCCTACTGCTACAGAAGCAGAAGCAAAAGATGCTCAAAAAGTTTTAGAAAAATTAGGATATGTTTCATCAGGAGCATTAGATAATGATAAAATATCAGCAGCTTTAGGTGTATATAATTGTAAGTTTGTTGCAAAATCTAGTGAGCCTGGTGAAGGTGGGAAATATAATGTTACTCTAACTGCAACACCTTTTGATAGTAATTATATTTGAGATGATGGTACTTCGGGACCAAAAGATCTTCAGTTCCCAGTGTCACTTACAGTTTCTTAA
- a CDS encoding P35 family lipoprotein has translation MKIKKIKLLKALALTGAFGIVATVPVIVSACSSTSDNNTGGGDNTQTKTITPQIKSTSTLSGALSSIYNPANSSNTNALIADEIKKNLTEVFDNGDALNNVNDLEITVTHSFPESTWTGLTFNSDTGNWGNSTNAQDNVEIQEANKLLYPTQTTELNISSLSDLKEQLNDDAKLEKILDDAGATVDADTVYSVNNGLGFTNKNSGSENRDLLHVNVVGTKTTAGQTPTTTTTNYDLQIPVSDLDLEISNLSVTVKGSNVTETTATTNFTYNIGINDAENYVDPSTKPTATEEEAGKLDDVLVKLGYATAATGGATETTLNNDAIIQGLGIYNVTFARTTTEGVQGIVPKEDASNNGNEKTYTITLSATPNQGYVWEDGTSNAKDISFDVILDITAAAQS, from the coding sequence ATGAAAATTAAAAAAATTAAATTATTGAAAGCTCTTGCATTAACCGGGGCTTTTGGAATTGTTGCAACAGTTCCAGTAATTGTTTCAGCTTGTTCTTCAACAAGTGATAACAATACAGGTGGAGGAGACAATACACAAACTAAAACTATTACCCCACAAATTAAATCTACTTCTACACTTTCAGGTGCTTTAAGTAGTATTTATAATCCAGCAAACAGTTCTAATACTAATGCTTTAATAGCTGATGAAATTAAAAAGAATCTTACAGAAGTGTTTGATAATGGCGATGCTTTAAACAATGTTAATGACTTAGAAATTACAGTAACTCATAGTTTCCCTGAATCTACATGAACTGGTTTAACTTTTAACTCTGATACAGGGAATTGAGGAAACTCTACAAATGCACAAGATAATGTAGAAATCCAAGAAGCCAATAAATTATTGTATCCTACACAAACTACAGAACTTAATATTTCTTCTTTAAGTGATTTAAAAGAACAATTAAATGATGATGCAAAATTAGAAAAGATTCTTGATGATGCAGGTGCTACAGTAGATGCAGATACAGTTTATAGTGTAAATAATGGTTTAGGTTTCACAAATAAAAATTCAGGTTCTGAAAATAGAGACTTACTTCATGTTAATGTTGTAGGGACAAAAACAACAGCTGGACAAACTCCTACAACTACAACAACAAATTATGATTTACAAATTCCTGTTTCAGATTTAGATTTAGAAATCAGTAATTTGAGTGTTACTGTAAAAGGTAGTAATGTAACCGAAACAACTGCTACAACTAATTTCACTTATAACATTGGAATTAATGATGCAGAAAATTATGTGGATCCAAGTACAAAACCAACTGCTACTGAGGAAGAGGCAGGCAAACTTGATGATGTATTAGTTAAATTAGGATATGCAACTGCTGCAACAGGAGGGGCAACAGAAACAACATTAAATAATGATGCAATTATTCAAGGTTTAGGAATTTACAATGTTACTTTTGCTAGAACTACTACTGAAGGGGTTCAAGGAATAGTTCCAAAAGAAGATGCATCAAACAATGGAAATGAAAAAACTTACACTATTACATTGAGTGCAACTCCTAACCAAGGTTATGTTTGAGAAGATGGAACAAGCAATGCTAAAGATATTTCTTTTGATGTAATTCTTGATATTACTGCAGCTGCACAATCATAG
- a CDS encoding P35 family lipoprotein, whose amino-acid sequence MKNKKIKLLKTLATVGSFVIVSTVPAIISACSSTADQYTGITPVIKSEVSLQGKLTGIYDTSTGSDRKDTNTLIAEDIKANLDKYFVNVDELKDVIQTSTITVDGGFSEKSTWEGENFETWSTDARGVTKAPYPSAAPKIDITSLNALKDEILKDDASIQKFLKDANLPFTSNASNFRLLNKPGLENGDLLHVNIKANRNRNNNSDLNLDLQIPVSNFNLKTTLKVSVSASNNVDGQNIGKDFNLTTHFNYSIGIDPAVNYKALKTALEVTPQESVDATEILKLSDYTDFSGNLDNDKIASAVGVFNSKFTPVSSVKVEGSQDMYNITLTAEPFSDLYFWDDGSTGSKTIQFQIKLNVKSQNAQG is encoded by the coding sequence ATGAAAAACAAAAAAATTAAATTATTAAAAACTTTAGCAACTGTTGGTTCATTTGTAATAGTTTCAACAGTTCCTGCAATTATTTCTGCTTGTTCTTCAACAGCTGATCAATATACTGGAATTACACCTGTGATTAAATCTGAAGTTTCTTTACAAGGTAAATTAACAGGAATTTATGATACATCTACAGGAAGTGATAGAAAAGATACAAATACTTTAATTGCTGAAGATATTAAAGCTAATCTTGATAAGTATTTTGTTAATGTAGATGAATTAAAAGATGTAATTCAAACTTCTACTATTACTGTTGATGGTGGATTTTCTGAAAAATCAACTTGAGAAGGAGAGAACTTTGAAACTTGATCAACAGATGCAAGAGGAGTTACTAAAGCTCCATATCCTTCAGCTGCACCAAAAATAGATATAACTTCTTTAAATGCTTTAAAGGATGAAATATTAAAAGATGATGCTTCAATTCAAAAATTTTTAAAAGATGCTAATTTGCCTTTCACAAGTAATGCTAGTAATTTTAGGTTACTAAATAAACCTGGTTTAGAAAATGGTGATTTACTTCATGTAAATATAAAAGCTAACAGAAATAGAAATAATAATAGTGATCTTAATTTAGATCTACAAATCCCTGTTTCTAATTTTAATTTAAAAACAACTCTTAAAGTTTCTGTTTCTGCTAGTAATAATGTAGATGGACAAAATATTGGGAAAGACTTTAATTTAACAACACATTTTAACTATAGTATTGGGATAGATCCTGCAGTGAATTATAAGGCATTGAAAACCGCATTAGAAGTAACCCCTCAAGAATCTGTTGATGCAACAGAAATTTTAAAATTATCAGATTATACTGATTTTTCAGGAAATTTAGATAATGATAAAATAGCTTCTGCAGTTGGAGTTTTTAATTCTAAATTTACACCTGTATCAAGTGTTAAAGTTGAGGGATCTCAAGACATGTATAACATCACTTTAACAGCAGAACCATTCAGTGATTTATACTTTTGAGATGATGGAAGTACAGGATCTAAAACTATACAGTTTCAAATAAAACTTAATGTTAAATCCCAAAATGCCCAAGGCTAA